The following DNA comes from Hypomesus transpacificus isolate Combined female chromosome 5, fHypTra1, whole genome shotgun sequence.
GTTCCTGTCcagctttctgtgtgtgtgtgtgtgtgtgtgtgtgtgtatttctgtgtgtgtttgtgtgggtgtgtgtgtgtatgcgtgcccTAGTATTGGGTCTTTCTGAGACGCCTCAGTCACCACAGAGCTTGAATCTGTCAGTCCCCTAAATAAATGGCCCTAACAGAGCAAAAACTCCAGCGCTGCCAAGTCCAAACAAGAGCTACAGCTGCCAAGCTTTCGATCAAGTTTGAATGATCTTCATCATATAAATCATCCAATGAGAAATCAGGGAAGATGATCTGTCACATACGATCCAATTTACCAACCCAAGTGAGTAGCATCATACAGTACTATATTGGAAGACGTCTAACCTTCAAACACCCAGGAAGTGAGCACATGGTAACACTTCATGATGCAACCCAGAACTCATCTGCATTAACATACTGATACCTTCTCTGGCCAGTTgccatggaggagaggagaaatgcTTGAATTTCaaaggcatgtgacactttgaAGTCAAACGGGAGATGATCTCTCTGTGCTTGCTGTTGAGTAGGGAAAGCCAACTTTCCAGTATATAATTGAATTCATGCTCATTAATCCATGGCTCCAACCACCCGAGATGCAGTATGTAGACAGAGTATTTATACAGAAGGATTGTGTGAGAATCAACCCACATCTTTGCCAGAAATACCAGACATCTTAGTGATCATGGATAAGAGCACATTTTTCCTGATGGACAGCACAGAAAATATACATTTGACACATTATTCATTAAGCAGAAGCTTTTCTCCGAAAGGGatacaaaacaaaaactgtGCATGTGGTCAGAACAGCAAATAATCAAGTGTCACAAGTCCATatttctaacagtatttcagtggttaATGCCAAAGAAAGGTCtatattaaaatgtttggaAATGTTGAGTGTTTTTTCATTTCGATGCTCTCTACTATCTTTGGCCATTTTCATTGAAAATCTTGCCTTCAAAAAGCAACAACCCTTTGAAAGATTGGTTAAAGAAATACTGAATATATTAGTCCCGGTTGCGCTTTTGATTGTGTTATCTCCACACACAGCCAGTCtgcggagtgtgtgtgcatccttCTGGGAGGCTTATGGATTGAATAATACACAGCTACTGGCTGATTTGTGGGCTATTGTGTTGCAGTGGCATTTACTGCAGAGGTATTGTCCCTAGAGTCCCATTCTGCTGTTGACAGTTTTCAGTCTCCAAGGATAAACATAGGCAGCTGAAAAAGCCGTCGTTCAACATTTCGGTTCACTTCGGGATGTGTCTGTTCACATTCTTGGCGGCTACGAGCAGAGGAAGAAACACTGGATCAAAGAATGACATTTTATTACACCACCACTAAGACCACGGTACGATTACACAAGATTCCATAGAATATCAGGCTGGGGGAACCGTGGTTTCCAATAAACACTGATTTACCTGCATGGTAATCGTGTTCTGCATAATGTAGGCTGTAATAATTATTTGCATGAGGGAGCTGTATTTTTTTGGCATAATAATGTGCTTTGACAGTGTTATGAGCTGTCCTATACAGTGGATCGGTACCCCACACTGGGTTACACTGATGGACACTTATATATGAGTCTCACAGCAATCAGTAGACTGCTGGGAGGCTGAGGGTCTGTGATTGGAACAGCTTTCCTCTCCATTGTAGAGTAACTGCTGGTAGCCTGAAGCTTCCTATGGCTTTCTTTTGTCTGCATGCCAGGTAAAGAAAGTACTCTCCTTGTACTGACCAGATGGATCCGTCTACAACGCAGGTCATGCAGCGTTCCGTTTATTACAGCACTGGCCTGCAGGTGCAGCCGTCTTGTGAAATAAGTCATATGGACTGGGGGTTCTAAACTGCTGATTGCTACCATATTCTGCATTGTCATTACCTTGCCAATATTAATGACACCTCATTAACACAGCAACCCCATTAAGACCGGCATGATGGGATAATTACCCACCATGCCAATGGATCTTTTACACTGGGGTTTGTCTCCTCTAATCAAGGATTAATTATATCTTAGTGGCTGTGATTAATGAGAAGACAATTGATCTTGATCACATGCTAAAGGTGAAGTAGGTGATTAGCTGTGCTCTGAATTACTTCTTTCCACTGCTGGTCAGAGACATGTACTGAATGTGGCGTGGAAGGCAAAATCAATGTCATGTTGTGGTTCCAGCAATCAACCAGCTCTGAGATCATTAGATGAGTTTGATTGTTGAGTTTGTTTATCGCTTGTGTTTCACTCCGGGGAGCCCAGCAATCTCGTGCAGTGGTTCAGGCACCCTTTTGTGGTGTCACAAAAGCCTTTACTCACAGGAAATCAGCTCAAGTCAAACCTACACTTGATATAATTCAACAATACTCTAACAACGTCAACAGCAAAGAAATAATCACAGGTTTAGATACATTAATATTTACCACCATAGCCCTAACTCTTATGAAGGTACATCAGAAAACATACCACATCTTCTGGCTGGTTGCACCTGTGGAGTCCACTAGCAGGTCATGTGTTGTGCCTCAGCGGATTTGAAAGCTTCGTGTCATCACCTCTCGTCTGCAGTGAACCTTTAGATAGCCTTTGCCTTCATGATATCTGCTTCAGGCCGGGGGATTTTGTGACAGATGTAGTCCACATTCACAGTTTGCAAATCAACCCAACATTATGGACTCCAAACACTCCTTTTCAGCCTGCTGTCACAGACCCATCGCCTTAGATCATATGCAAACAGAGGAATTTTGTTGTGTTTCAGATTGCTTTTTCATGAGGCGATGAAAGGACCGCTTGCAGCCTTTCCTGACCTATTTTTCTGGTGTGTAGTGGCTCCACTGGGGGCAGAGGGATCctttgcaaatgttttttctgCAGAGCTGACCCTGTGAGCCAGATCCTCGTATGGTGAATCGAACTGACTTTTCATGGTGGCACAAAGATGGTTCATTAGAAGGCAGCTTTTCTACTCCCTGGGCCAGCTCGTCAAGGCTCTGGCTGTGAGGGGGGGATGCACTGTCTTGTATTGTATGAAGCATTTTAGGAAGTCAGTGATCACCCTCACTCCCTTGAGTGTTGACTCTCTGGAGACGTCTTTCAGCAAGTGTGAAGGTTGCAACTTGTTGTCTTTGAACTGTTAATAAACTGCTAATAACAtccatgaataaataaaaatgtcctCCATCCTTGATCATACCATAGACTCAGTTCAACTCAACAGCTGAGTGTTTCGATTAATCTCTATGTTCTGACAAATGACTTTACTGTTGGGTACACGGTGAACTTAACCTCCTTCGTACCAAGCGTTACAATACAGCGGCAGGGAGAAATTAGCACAAACCCACTTCCTGTATTTTAGCAAAGGGTTTTCAAGTTAACGTCTTAATTTGAGCTTTTGCATTTAGTGGCGTTCAGTCTGACTTTGAAGCACCCTCTGTGATGTGTGCCACCGCAGGTAATGACGTGGCTCAGGTCCGACCCCGGAGATGCCGAAGAGACGGGACATATTGGCCATCGTGTTGATTGTGTTGCCTTGGACTCTACTGATCACCGTCTGGCACCAGAGTACCATCGCCCCCCTTCTGGCTGCTCGAAAGGGTAATGGTCCTTGTTGGCAGCTTCTTGTGAGAATTCATGGTTTCACAAAATAGTGCTTCCCAGATCCAGACTATTTTATGAAAATAATTTTTGGGAACATTCTCACCAATTGCATCTTGCCAACCGTGCAATTCTTTCAGATACCGAAAATGTAGAACTGCAGTTTTGAATATCTCAAATTCCAACAAACCAATAGCTGAGCCATGATGGGTGGAGAACTTAATATCAAATCTATTTGGGGGCAAGCCTTCAGTCAATGATGGATTtcttatatttacatttgataTAGCAGCTAAACTCATTTGACCCGTCTATAAGAGAAACATGATGAAGAATAGGTGGGTTTTGCAGCAATTACATCATGTTCTTCCTTGCCTTAGACGACAGACATGAGAGTCGGCGAGACTCCAGGAACACCTTCGGCCTTAAGGAGCCCTGCTCCATGGAGAACCGAGACATCGTGGAAGTTGTACGCACAGAGTACGTCTACAGCCGGCCTCCGCCCTGGTCCGACGTGCTGCCCACCATCCACATCATCACCCCCACCTACAGCCGACCCGTCCAGAAAGCGGAGCTCACCCGGCTGGCCAACACCTTCCTCCACGTCCCCAACCTGCACTGGATCCTGGTGGAGGACTCCCAGAGGAGGACGCCCCTGGTCACCCGGCTGCTCCGGGACACGGGGCTCAACTACACCCACCTCAACGTGGAGACCCCCAGGAACTATAAGTTGCGCGGGGACATGAGGGACCCGCGGATCCCCCGGGGAACCATGCAGAGGAACCTGGCGCTGCGGTGGCTCCGGGAGACGTTCAGCGTAAATAGCAGTCAACCTGGCATTGTTTACTTTGCGGACGACGACAACACCTACAGCCTGGAGCTGTTTGAGGAGGTGAGGTGTCGCGCTCATTCCCGCTCATTATCACCAACCACTAGATAGGCGCTATTTGTACTTTCCATTGAAGTGCTAAATGAAGAAAATGGAAACATGGAAATGTCGTTCTCAGTGACGTAgctcatgctctctgtctccattctAGATGCGTTCGACCAAAAAGGTGTCGGTGTGGCCTGTGGCCTTCGTGGGAGGCCTGCGCTACGAGTCCCCTAAAGTCAACACCCTGGGGAAAGTGTATGGTTGGAAAACTGTATTTGATCCACACCGGCCCTTTGCCATCGACATGGCTGGCTTTGCGGTCAACCTGCAGCTTATTCTGTATAAGCCTCAGGCCTACTTCAAGTTGCGAGGAGTTAAGGGAGGCTACCAGGAGAGCAGCTTACTGAAGGAACTGGTCACACTCAATGACCTGGAGCCCAAGGCTGCTAATTGCACTAAGGTGAGGATTGTTTTTTTGGGGTGTTAATTTTGAGAAGCAACAATATACAGGCATTTCACAATCTTTCTTGATTAGTTTAGTATAGAGACTGGGAGCTTATGACTCTGGGCACATGCAGTACACTTGTAACGTACTATATGCAGCCTTAAAATAACCTTTCCTGAAACTTAACAGCTGTAGTGTTCAGAATGGAGTGCAAATTCAATTTAAGCCTAACACATCTCTAACTTGCTCTCAGAGTGCGAGTGTAATAGTAACTGAGAAATCGATTTAAGCAGAACAATCCTCTAATGTCCTCTCTGTTTTGAGCAGGTACTTGTATGGCACACGAGGACAGAGAAGCCTGTTCTGGTGAATGAAGGCAAGAAAGGATTCACTGACTCTAACGTAGAGATATGATACTTGGTCTGATACCAGCTGATGAAAGAGATATGTAAATGACTGAcccctggagggctggcagggggGCCGACACGCTCTCCTAGGCCCCCCAGGGACTTGACATGAACCTGGAAACCTACTGTAGAATCCAAGCTTGTCCTGCTGAATATGTATTGCACATTTGTTATTCAAAATGTAAGAATACTGGATAGAAAATGTGTTCGCTACCCACTTAGCACATTGGCTTTTCAGGTACCTCATCTGGCTGGGACAGTGGACTATTCTGGCTGAGTGAGGGAGTCAGTGGTATTGTACAGTTCTTTAGGTCCACCCCTGGCTGCTATGCTAACAGTTCAAAGAGGGGAGCCAACCTGTCCACaaatacagtactgtagcacACAGCCTCAAACACGGGCATCACATATCAAAGCACAAACTCACAGAGGAGAGCAATATTCAGCTGAGCGCTTTGGCACCCTGATGATAGGAAGGCTGCCAAGATGAGCTGGCCAGAGAGCAAGGAATGCAGTCAGGCAATGCAGAGCGCAGGACTCATAGATGCTGGATCCAATTGGAAGCATCCTCCAACCAGCCAAAACAAGCCAACCATCCCATCAGTGTTCTCGAACCACACATTGGACCAATCAGTGGCCTggtggtctctcctctctgttggGGGAGCTGGCCCCGGTTGTCTAGGCCTGGCCTGTTGTGGGGTGTGAAGCAGGAAAGAAGAATGGGGGACTTGTCTGGTGGGAATCAGCAGTGACTGACAGACTGGTCAAAGAGGACATGAACCCATCCCGTGTTCACTGTAAAACACTAAGCTATTCAGACAGTGCCCTCAACTTCGTTGCTAATTAGACACACGCATGCAGACACTcaaatgcagacacacacacacatacacacacacatacatccaaaCACAAAGCAGGGAGAAAAATAGCTAGTCTAACACTACGCTACTGTAATCCCAGCTTCATTTTTTCCCTTCCATTCATATGCACACATTTCCTGATCAT
Coding sequences within:
- the b3gat1b gene encoding galactosylgalactosylxylosylprotein 3-beta-glucuronosyltransferase 1, whose product is MPKRRDILAIVLIVLPWTLLITVWHQSTIAPLLAARKDDRHESRRDSRNTFGLKEPCSMENRDIVEVVRTEYVYSRPPPWSDVLPTIHIITPTYSRPVQKAELTRLANTFLHVPNLHWILVEDSQRRTPLVTRLLRDTGLNYTHLNVETPRNYKLRGDMRDPRIPRGTMQRNLALRWLRETFSVNSSQPGIVYFADDDNTYSLELFEEMRSTKKVSVWPVAFVGGLRYESPKVNTLGKVYGWKTVFDPHRPFAIDMAGFAVNLQLILYKPQAYFKLRGVKGGYQESSLLKELVTLNDLEPKAANCTKVLVWHTRTEKPVLVNEGKKGFTDSNVEI